Proteins from one Acomys russatus chromosome 12, mAcoRus1.1, whole genome shotgun sequence genomic window:
- the LOC127196123 gene encoding sperm motility kinase X-like: MMMPRELKTSPFKGHILAKDYYVLGTAHIIQLLQVIETSQKTYLVIEYTAWGPLMRHLRKHGHLEEEEPHTLFQELTLAIKYIHSYNTAHRDIKPENILLDWDGHVKLSDSGLCKKLASRGNVRGFWGTQYCAPDVFSHKEYEGLPPDVWRLGVVLYFTVSGHLPFRETDHSKIRQQILS; encoded by the exons ATGATGATGCCAAGGGAGCTCAAGACAAGCCCCTTCAAAGGGCACATCCTGGCAAAGGATTACTACGTGCTGGGCACT GCTCACATCATCCAGCTGCTGCAGGTCATTGAGACCAGCCAGAAAACTTACCTGGTGATAGAGTACACAGCCTGGGGGCCCCTGATGAGGCATCTCAGGAAGCATGGGCatctggaagaggaggagccGCATACTCTATTTCAGGAACTGACTTTGGCCATCAAATATATTCACAGTTACAACACTGCCCACCGAGACATCAAGCCTGAGAACATCCTTTTGGATTGGGATGGGCATGTGAAACTAAGTGATTCTGGCTTGTGTAAAAAACTGGCCTCCAGGGGAAACGTCAGGGGCTTCTGGGGAACACAGTATTGTGCTCCTGACGTGTTCAGTCACAAGGAATATGAAGGGCTTCCACCTGATGTGTGGAGACTTGGAGTGGTACTCTACTTCACAGTAAGCGGACACCTCCCATTCCGAGAGACAGATCACTCTAAGATAAGGCAGCAGATCCTTTCCTGA